In Archangium violaceum, the following are encoded in one genomic region:
- a CDS encoding TetR family transcriptional regulator, giving the protein MTNRPTPCISSRKQPRQARSAQLVADILAAAAQVLARDGAHRFTTARVAEKAGISVGSLYQYFPNKAAILFRLQAEEWRQNGELLRGILEDSTRPPLERLREVVHAFIRSECAEAEMRIALNDAAPLYRDAPEAKESRVSGTRAVQNFMREALPTASEKQRALAGDVIMMSLNAVGKRISEQERTEQEVDAYAGAMADMFGAYLSQLEGSAAGPGCRGVSSP; this is encoded by the coding sequence GTGACGAATCGTCCAACCCCATGTATTTCCTCGCGAAAACAGCCCAGGCAGGCCCGTTCCGCGCAGCTCGTCGCCGACATTCTCGCCGCCGCTGCTCAGGTTCTGGCGCGTGACGGCGCGCACCGCTTCACCACCGCACGCGTCGCCGAGAAGGCTGGAATCAGCGTTGGATCGCTCTACCAATACTTCCCGAACAAGGCGGCGATCCTCTTTCGTCTGCAGGCCGAGGAGTGGCGGCAGAATGGCGAGCTGCTGCGCGGCATCCTCGAGGATTCGACCAGGCCCCCACTCGAGCGCCTTCGCGAGGTCGTGCACGCCTTCATTCGTTCCGAATGCGCGGAGGCCGAGATGCGGATCGCGCTCAACGACGCGGCGCCGCTCTATCGCGACGCACCCGAGGCCAAGGAGTCGCGCGTGTCCGGCACGCGCGCTGTGCAGAACTTCATGCGCGAGGCGCTCCCAACAGCCTCGGAGAAGCAGCGCGCACTCGCGGGCGATGTGATCATGATGTCGCTCAATGCCGTGGGAAAGCGGATCTCCGAGCAGGAGCGCACCGAACAGGAGGTCGACGCCTATGCCGGGGCGATGGCCGACATGTTCGGTGCCTATCTCAGCCAGCTCGAAGGCTCGGCCGCCGGGCCGGGTTGCCGAGGAGTCAGTTCACCTTGA
- a CDS encoding membrane dipeptidase, with amino-acid sequence MMKMIRFALMGWVLCCASPALAAPYWGTFQSDACTGLGQRQKSSVLWGIPSGTSWETTCANTGATIDGRWYARPNRCVRTSTNMWGQFDVPDTSCNPNWSTFKQDRCTDSGRRQHSAQLLNIPPNTSWESACQATGATVAGYTFLRPTRCVNKDTSGMWGEFEVNDTTCNPVTECNSSLPAGTFTKPGNTGSVSCEAFCANRDANWGQRGTCVRGLVTSGPHTGSCLACTDVAADQGDTGVTCTCKAPAKGFADLHAHPFANLAFGGQAFYGKAYGPLSSTLPWCDTVHGPGGTRDFFGSIMATLGYGTGGSGHRVGGYPQYDGWPRWNSYTHQSMYEDWLYRSVQGGLRLLVMLAVNNQDIFGFPIYATKAPGRTGEDMEAVELQIAEAYAMQSYLDNKAGGAGRGWFRIVKTPAEARTVIAQGKLAVVLGAEVDYLFDCRRNSSCTSAYVEERLDHYQAMGLRHLFPVHFKQNAFAGSALTSITTEGDSRDCKQEGYVYKRDIARDPICGAQGLTTLGRTLVRGMMRRKMLIDIDHMSKLAFDDTLGMVEPYGYPVVSGHTTLFDTARGNKRHEGSLKAEQLQRIRNVGGMVSLILDQGNRDEIPTWRGAGQPVVEHQCGSTSQSWAQAYLYLTKQLNGMPVGFGSDFNGFAGLPSPRFGAEACHGGSSAAQVARTSYPLSIAVENSVTKLERSVVGNKVFDINEDGVAHAGMMPDFISDLRRQGLRSQDLDPLMNSAEGYLQVWERAEAIGATVP; translated from the coding sequence ATGATGAAAATGATTCGCTTTGCCTTGATGGGGTGGGTGCTGTGTTGCGCCTCACCAGCACTCGCCGCTCCTTATTGGGGAACCTTCCAGTCGGACGCCTGCACGGGCCTCGGCCAGCGTCAGAAGTCCTCCGTCCTCTGGGGCATCCCCTCGGGGACCTCGTGGGAAACCACCTGCGCGAATACGGGCGCCACCATTGATGGGCGCTGGTACGCACGGCCGAATCGCTGCGTGCGGACCAGCACCAACATGTGGGGCCAGTTCGACGTGCCCGACACCTCGTGCAATCCCAACTGGAGCACCTTCAAGCAGGATCGGTGCACGGACTCGGGCCGGCGCCAGCACTCGGCGCAGTTGCTGAACATCCCTCCCAACACCTCCTGGGAGAGCGCGTGCCAGGCCACCGGCGCCACCGTGGCCGGCTACACCTTCCTGCGCCCGACCCGCTGCGTGAACAAGGACACCTCCGGCATGTGGGGCGAGTTCGAGGTGAATGACACCACCTGCAACCCGGTGACGGAGTGCAACTCCTCCCTCCCGGCGGGCACCTTCACCAAGCCCGGGAACACCGGCTCGGTGAGCTGTGAAGCCTTCTGCGCCAACCGTGACGCCAACTGGGGCCAGCGCGGCACGTGTGTGAGGGGGCTCGTCACCAGTGGCCCTCATACGGGCAGCTGCCTGGCCTGCACCGACGTCGCCGCCGATCAAGGCGACACCGGCGTCACCTGCACCTGCAAGGCGCCCGCCAAGGGCTTCGCGGATCTCCATGCGCACCCGTTCGCCAACCTCGCTTTCGGCGGCCAGGCCTTCTACGGCAAGGCCTACGGTCCCCTCAGCTCCACCCTGCCGTGGTGTGACACTGTCCATGGGCCGGGGGGCACTCGGGACTTCTTCGGCAGCATCATGGCGACCCTCGGCTACGGCACGGGCGGTTCGGGCCATCGGGTGGGCGGCTATCCGCAGTACGACGGCTGGCCCCGCTGGAACAGCTACACGCACCAGTCCATGTATGAGGATTGGCTCTACCGCTCCGTCCAGGGCGGCCTGCGGCTGCTCGTGATGCTGGCCGTCAACAACCAGGACATCTTCGGCTTCCCCATCTACGCCACCAAGGCGCCGGGCCGCACGGGAGAGGACATGGAGGCGGTGGAGCTCCAGATCGCCGAGGCCTACGCCATGCAGAGCTACCTCGACAACAAGGCGGGCGGCGCGGGGCGTGGCTGGTTCCGCATCGTGAAGACTCCCGCGGAGGCCCGCACCGTCATCGCCCAGGGCAAGCTGGCGGTGGTGTTGGGCGCCGAAGTGGACTACCTCTTCGACTGCCGCCGCAACAGCTCGTGCACGAGCGCGTATGTGGAGGAGCGGCTGGACCATTACCAGGCCATGGGCCTGCGCCACCTCTTCCCGGTCCACTTCAAGCAGAACGCCTTCGCGGGCTCGGCGCTCACCAGCATCACGACCGAGGGAGACTCTCGCGACTGCAAGCAGGAGGGCTACGTCTACAAGCGAGACATCGCCAGGGATCCCATCTGCGGCGCGCAGGGGCTCACGACGCTGGGCCGCACGCTGGTGCGCGGAATGATGCGCCGGAAGATGCTGATCGACATCGACCACATGTCGAAGCTGGCCTTCGATGACACCCTGGGGATGGTGGAGCCCTACGGCTACCCGGTGGTGAGCGGCCACACCACGCTGTTCGATACGGCCCGCGGCAACAAGCGCCACGAGGGCAGCCTCAAGGCGGAGCAGCTCCAGCGCATCCGCAACGTGGGCGGCATGGTGTCGCTCATCCTGGACCAGGGCAATCGCGACGAGATCCCCACCTGGCGCGGCGCGGGTCAGCCGGTGGTGGAGCACCAGTGCGGCAGCACCTCGCAGAGCTGGGCCCAGGCGTACCTCTATCTGACGAAGCAGCTGAACGGGATGCCGGTGGGCTTCGGCTCGGACTTCAACGGCTTCGCGGGCCTGCCGAGCCCCCGCTTTGGCGCTGAGGCGTGCCACGGCGGCAGCTCCGCCGCGCAGGTGGCCCGCACGAGCTACCCGCTGAGCATCGCCGTGGAGAACAGCGTCACGAAGCTGGAGCGCAGCGTGGTGGGCAACAAGGTGTTCGACATCAACGAGGATGGAGTGGCCCACGCGGGCATGATGCCGGACTTCATCTCGGATCTCCGTCGCCAGGGTCTGCGCAGCCAGGATCTGGATCCGCTGATGAACTCCGCCGAGGGCTACCTCCAGGTCTGGGAGCGCGCCGAGGCCATTGGAGCCACCGTGCCCTGA
- a CDS encoding kelch repeat-containing protein, whose translation MQTGWVSGRLVLVMLCGVFVLACEQKGTLPSSAEAVALAWAYFPELAADVTASPGANLAEAEGPRVGLATEVSLEGLTAPLVVAPGWSSTASMASARAQHTSLLLPDGDVLVAGGVNRTGFVASAERFDPETGTWAFAGSPGILGNIMSSVLLPTGRAFVVTDGSRSASIHDAATNTWSATGAMSATRSLSTVTLLSSGQVLVAGGSNLNTAELYDAETNTFTATGSMSVVHRAHTATLLRDGRVLVASGVNNVTREVPVAELYDPSAGTWSLAAPPLVPRHYASATLLPDGRVLLAGGFTSAGITTHAELYDPVANTWTATGALLHPRNGHTATLLPNGKVLVQGGSDGARNAQAVSELYDPATGTWAAASTMAVARENATATLLTTGQVLIMGGYSSNPSLTFYANVELYEASSDRWAPAGNLAQGRGSAAVLLPSGQVLAAGGRGASGVLGTAERYTRASNTWAPAASLATARERATLSLLPSGQVLAVGGGNGGGPLASAERYDPLADAWTPAGSMSAARDGHTATVLGSGRVLVVGGAGTGAAELYDPAANAWSSAGSAATPRSRHAAVLLHDGRVLVAGGENGGAPLASAELYDPASNTWAPAAGLSQARSSFTLTLLPSGRVLAVAGSSLAAELASAEVYDPVSNTWAPAGTLASPRAFHSAALLPSGRVLVMGGQGPGGTVLATAELYDSATHTWKPASGLVAQRVRFDAVVLPSNEVLALGGQGAAGVWLASAELYEDTGAQPAWRPVVTGPDVVMRACSARITGTLFRGISGASTGDHKDSATSFPLVRLQAAEGRRLWTLPGTEMSATGVTVSIPASATPGAHTLSVFANARGGGRMVTVVENTAPVAEDLTVSTPYGEPVELSLVATDAEMDPSLTFVIVTPPAHGTLSGTPPSVTYTPEPGYLGPDSFTFQARDCGLDSNVATATLAVVDQTPPDITCPADLVVEVTEPAGAPVTYPPATATDAITANPPVTYSQPSGSTLPTGKTTVTATAEDAAGNQAMCSFTVTVQARVVSIAGGGCQAAGGGADAALVVLSVLAVWAGRRRRELARTCVLVAALAATSASGQTPSSPLVAFDVERLRLSAAATDSLLVDSGRLLPVGGYRLGLLTHYERGILVLRGSDGYDRSLLHYRTSAWLMGAWSPMERLELSARLPVIIFQGGHGAEMLIGVSKPSSWGLGTPEVGGRYALLRREEGAPVSLAVGLDVGLPGGRASAFGRQEHWAGFQFWPRVSLGREVGMFVLGASVGARVRSKEVEPGRDVGTELEQALVVATRGSGLRGELALQVAESLVHPDVAVELLGGVRLPIGHGFEVSALAGRGFTDIPGTPSWRAGVGIAWALPLRPRTSASAGGITRPSSAPDSDDDGDSVPNKADRCPLEVGVPSLQGCPEPVSPPVKEERLSLAGRKIVFAVGLAEIQGDGTRILDEIAELLKSRPGVSLRIEGHTDNSGKEQLNRTLSQERANGVRAYLIQRGIAGSRLEARGYGPSRPVVSNDTPEGRSENRRVEFIITN comes from the coding sequence ATGCAGACAGGTTGGGTCTCGGGACGCCTCGTTCTCGTGATGCTCTGCGGTGTCTTCGTCCTCGCATGCGAGCAGAAGGGCACCCTGCCATCCTCGGCGGAGGCAGTCGCCCTGGCGTGGGCATACTTCCCCGAGCTCGCCGCCGACGTGACGGCGTCCCCTGGAGCCAACCTCGCCGAGGCAGAGGGGCCCCGCGTGGGCCTCGCCACCGAGGTCTCCCTCGAGGGGCTCACCGCGCCGCTGGTGGTGGCCCCGGGCTGGTCGTCGACGGCCAGCATGGCGAGTGCGAGGGCGCAGCACACCTCCCTGCTCCTGCCCGACGGCGATGTCCTGGTGGCGGGCGGCGTCAACCGGACCGGGTTCGTGGCTTCCGCCGAGCGTTTCGATCCGGAGACCGGCACCTGGGCCTTCGCCGGAAGCCCAGGCATCTTGGGAAACATCATGTCGAGCGTCCTGCTTCCCACGGGAAGGGCGTTCGTCGTGACGGACGGCAGCCGGTCGGCAAGCATCCATGACGCCGCGACGAACACCTGGTCCGCCACGGGGGCGATGTCCGCGACTCGCAGCCTGTCCACCGTCACCCTCCTGTCCTCGGGGCAGGTGCTCGTCGCGGGAGGCTCCAACCTGAACACGGCGGAGCTCTATGACGCCGAGACGAATACTTTCACCGCCACCGGCTCCATGTCCGTCGTCCACCGGGCTCACACCGCCACCTTGCTGAGGGACGGCCGGGTGCTGGTGGCCAGCGGCGTCAACAACGTCACGCGCGAAGTGCCCGTCGCGGAGCTTTATGACCCCTCCGCCGGGACCTGGTCGCTGGCGGCGCCTCCCCTGGTTCCCCGGCACTATGCGAGCGCGACGCTGCTCCCCGATGGTCGTGTCCTCCTGGCAGGAGGCTTCACGAGCGCGGGGATCACCACCCACGCGGAGCTCTATGACCCGGTGGCCAACACGTGGACCGCCACCGGTGCGCTCCTCCATCCGCGAAACGGGCACACGGCCACCCTGCTGCCCAATGGCAAGGTCCTGGTCCAGGGTGGCTCGGACGGGGCACGCAACGCGCAGGCCGTGTCGGAGCTGTATGACCCGGCGACGGGAACCTGGGCCGCCGCCAGTACGATGGCGGTGGCTCGCGAGAATGCCACCGCCACCCTGCTGACGACGGGTCAGGTGCTGATCATGGGAGGCTACAGCTCGAACCCGAGCCTGACCTTCTATGCGAACGTGGAGCTCTATGAGGCCTCCAGCGACCGCTGGGCTCCGGCCGGCAATCTCGCGCAGGGCCGGGGCTCCGCCGCCGTGCTGCTGCCGTCGGGACAGGTGCTGGCCGCGGGGGGCCGGGGCGCGAGTGGCGTACTCGGGACAGCGGAGCGCTACACGCGCGCGAGCAACACCTGGGCTCCCGCCGCCTCCCTGGCCACCGCGCGCGAGCGCGCCACGCTGAGCCTGTTGCCGTCTGGCCAGGTGCTCGCCGTCGGAGGTGGGAATGGTGGGGGGCCGCTGGCCTCGGCGGAGCGGTACGACCCCTTGGCGGATGCCTGGACGCCCGCGGGCTCGATGTCTGCCGCCAGGGATGGGCACACCGCGACGGTGCTGGGCTCGGGCCGGGTGCTCGTGGTGGGCGGCGCGGGCACGGGGGCGGCGGAGCTGTATGACCCGGCCGCCAACGCGTGGAGCTCCGCCGGCTCGGCCGCCACGCCCCGCTCGCGTCACGCGGCAGTGCTGCTGCACGACGGCCGGGTCCTGGTGGCGGGTGGCGAGAACGGGGGCGCGCCGCTGGCCTCCGCGGAGCTGTATGACCCGGCCTCCAACACGTGGGCCCCCGCCGCGGGCCTCTCGCAGGCACGGTCCTCCTTCACCCTGACGCTGCTGCCGTCGGGCCGGGTGCTGGCGGTGGCGGGGAGCTCGCTCGCGGCGGAGCTGGCGTCGGCGGAGGTGTATGACCCGGTCTCCAACACCTGGGCCCCGGCGGGGACACTGGCCAGTCCGCGCGCATTCCATTCGGCCGCGCTGTTGCCCTCCGGCCGGGTGCTGGTCATGGGCGGTCAGGGACCGGGGGGCACGGTGCTCGCCACCGCGGAGCTGTACGACAGCGCGACCCATACCTGGAAACCCGCGTCGGGTCTCGTTGCCCAGCGGGTGCGCTTCGACGCCGTCGTCCTGCCCTCGAACGAGGTGCTCGCGCTGGGAGGGCAGGGCGCCGCGGGCGTATGGCTGGCGAGCGCCGAGCTGTACGAAGACACCGGGGCGCAGCCGGCCTGGCGTCCGGTGGTGACGGGGCCCGACGTGGTGATGCGCGCCTGTTCCGCACGCATCACAGGCACGCTGTTCCGGGGCATCTCCGGAGCCAGCACGGGAGACCACAAGGACTCCGCGACGAGCTTCCCGCTGGTGCGGTTGCAGGCGGCCGAGGGGCGCCGACTCTGGACGTTGCCGGGCACCGAGATGTCCGCCACCGGCGTGACGGTGTCCATTCCCGCCAGCGCGACGCCAGGCGCCCATACGCTCTCCGTCTTCGCCAACGCGAGAGGCGGCGGGCGGATGGTGACGGTGGTGGAGAACACCGCGCCGGTGGCGGAGGACCTGACGGTCTCCACGCCGTACGGCGAGCCCGTGGAGCTGTCGCTGGTGGCGACGGATGCCGAGATGGATCCTTCGTTGACCTTCGTCATCGTCACCCCTCCGGCCCATGGGACGCTGAGCGGTACGCCCCCCTCCGTCACGTACACGCCCGAGCCGGGCTACCTGGGGCCGGACAGCTTCACCTTCCAGGCACGGGACTGCGGCCTGGACAGCAACGTCGCCACCGCGACGCTCGCAGTGGTCGACCAGACGCCTCCGGACATCACCTGCCCGGCGGACCTGGTGGTGGAGGTGACGGAGCCTGCGGGGGCGCCGGTGACGTATCCCCCCGCCACCGCGACCGACGCCATCACCGCGAATCCCCCGGTGACGTACTCGCAGCCGTCGGGGAGCACCCTGCCGACGGGGAAGACGACGGTCACCGCGACAGCGGAGGATGCGGCGGGCAATCAGGCGATGTGCTCGTTCACCGTGACCGTTCAAGCCCGGGTGGTGTCGATTGCCGGCGGCGGCTGTCAGGCCGCCGGTGGAGGCGCGGACGCGGCGCTGGTCGTGCTGTCGGTCCTTGCCGTTTGGGCGGGCCGCCGGCGCCGTGAACTGGCACGGACCTGTGTGCTCGTCGCGGCCCTGGCCGCCACCAGCGCCTCGGGGCAGACGCCCTCCAGCCCCCTGGTCGCGTTCGACGTGGAGCGCCTGCGCCTCAGCGCCGCCGCGACGGACTCGCTGCTGGTGGACTCCGGACGACTGCTTCCCGTGGGCGGCTATCGCCTCGGCCTCCTGACCCACTACGAGCGCGGCATCCTGGTGCTGCGGGGCAGTGATGGGTACGACCGCTCCCTCTTGCACTACCGGACGTCGGCCTGGCTCATGGGGGCGTGGTCTCCGATGGAGCGCCTGGAGCTGTCCGCCCGGCTGCCGGTCATCATTTTCCAGGGGGGCCATGGCGCGGAGATGCTGATCGGTGTCTCCAAACCTTCGTCCTGGGGGCTGGGGACGCCGGAGGTGGGAGGACGCTACGCGCTGCTCCGGCGCGAGGAAGGGGCGCCGGTGTCCCTCGCGGTGGGGCTCGACGTGGGGCTGCCGGGGGGACGGGCGAGTGCGTTCGGACGCCAGGAGCACTGGGCCGGGTTCCAGTTCTGGCCCCGCGTCTCACTGGGGCGCGAGGTGGGAATGTTTGTGCTGGGGGCCAGCGTGGGTGCGCGGGTGAGGTCGAAGGAGGTCGAGCCGGGTCGCGACGTGGGCACCGAGCTGGAGCAGGCGCTGGTGGTGGCCACCCGGGGGAGCGGTCTTCGCGGTGAGCTGGCCCTGCAGGTGGCGGAGTCGCTGGTGCACCCAGACGTGGCGGTGGAGCTGCTCGGAGGGGTGCGGCTGCCCATCGGACATGGCTTCGAGGTGAGCGCGCTCGCCGGGCGTGGCTTCACCGACATCCCAGGGACGCCCTCGTGGCGGGCGGGGGTGGGAATCGCCTGGGCTCTCCCCCTCCGCCCGAGGACCTCCGCCAGTGCGGGCGGAATCACACGCCCGAGCAGTGCCCCCGACTCCGATGACGACGGGGACTCCGTGCCCAACAAGGCGGACCGCTGTCCGCTGGAGGTGGGAGTGCCGAGCCTGCAGGGGTGCCCCGAGCCTGTCTCGCCTCCGGTGAAGGAGGAGCGGCTCTCCCTGGCAGGCCGCAAGATCGTCTTCGCGGTGGGCCTCGCCGAGATTCAGGGGGACGGCACGCGCATTCTGGATGAGATCGCCGAGCTGCTGAAATCGCGGCCTGGTGTCTCGCTCCGCATCGAGGGCCATACGGACAACTCGGGAAAGGAACAGCTCAATCGCACACTGAGCCAGGAGCGTGCGAATGGGGTGCGGGCCTATCTCATCCAGCGTGGCATCGCGGGCTCTCGCCTCGAGGCCCGGGGCTACGGTCCGTCGCGTCCCGTCGTATCGAACGACACACCGGAAGGCCGAAGCGAGAACCGCCGCGTGGAGTTCATCATCACGAATTGA
- a CDS encoding LysR family transcriptional regulator translates to MNWDDTRIFLALSREASLRGAARALGVDQATVGRRIAAMERDLGAKLFLRASDGYLLTPAGESALAAARRMESAALELQAKIDGQDEALSGTVRVTSTDSIAIDFLIPAVAALHEAQPGIRVDLEASSQMLNLTRRQADIAIRNMKPENPDLFARRIAQWPVALFASEGYLAARGEPAPNTEFAGHDLVAYKGYLDGGKGLTLLDEPTRQGRIAAALNSSLLVRRAVAAGLGIGEMPVYMGEKEGLVRLWPGRTRKANYEVWLVTHPDLRGTARVRAVAKFLTEAIQGAAD, encoded by the coding sequence ATGAACTGGGACGACACCCGCATCTTTCTCGCCCTGAGCCGCGAGGCCAGCCTGCGCGGCGCCGCGCGCGCCCTGGGCGTGGACCAGGCGACCGTCGGGCGCCGCATCGCCGCGATGGAACGGGACCTCGGAGCCAAGCTGTTCCTGCGCGCGTCCGACGGCTATCTGCTCACGCCGGCTGGCGAGTCCGCGCTCGCCGCCGCCCGCCGGATGGAAAGCGCCGCGCTGGAGTTGCAGGCCAAGATCGACGGCCAGGACGAGGCGCTCAGTGGCACTGTGCGGGTCACCAGCACCGACTCGATCGCGATCGACTTCCTCATTCCGGCGGTCGCCGCGCTGCACGAGGCGCAGCCCGGTATCCGCGTCGATCTCGAAGCCTCGAGCCAGATGCTCAATCTGACCCGGCGACAGGCGGACATCGCCATCCGCAACATGAAGCCGGAGAACCCGGACCTGTTCGCCCGCCGGATCGCGCAATGGCCGGTGGCGCTCTTCGCCAGCGAGGGTTATCTGGCAGCGCGCGGCGAGCCGGCGCCGAACACCGAATTCGCCGGGCATGATCTGGTCGCCTACAAGGGCTACCTGGACGGCGGCAAGGGGCTGACGCTGCTCGATGAACCGACGCGCCAGGGCCGCATTGCGGCGGCGCTCAATTCCAGCCTGCTGGTGCGGCGCGCCGTCGCCGCCGGGCTCGGCATCGGCGAAATGCCGGTCTACATGGGCGAGAAAGAAGGCCTGGTGCGGCTCTGGCCCGGCCGCACCCGCAAGGCGAACTACGAGGTCTGGCTGGTCACTCATCCGGATCTGCGCGGGACCGCGCGTGTCCGCGCGGTGGCGAAGTTCCTGACAGAGGCCATCCAAGGAGCGGCGGACTGA
- a CDS encoding YbfB/YjiJ family MFS transporter, producing MTIHRSTAGASAGATAETLLAIFAGLSASLVGIGLARFAYTPLLPPMIQQHWFAASSVASLGAANLAGYLIGALSGRGLARYGSPVAVMRLMMLLTSVSFLACAFPLSEVWFFCWRLLSGVSGGAVMVLVSGVVLHQVPAEKRGLASGAIFLGIGLGVALSGTMVPLMLTVSLRAAWLTLGVVALLLTFASWGAWPAQDGAHKVPTLASPRRSRMSRPMRLLMAQYALMAVGLVPEMMFLVDYISRARGKGGGLGAAAWVAYGVGAMAGPVLYGLAADRWGARAAIRLALAAQVVAVPGLMAATSNAALIALAAVIGSFPAGAVPLALGRVHELMEDPHARQAMWSRATVCFALSQALSGYAYSAVYGLTGGHHLVLFGLGAGALLIAFALDARGQDVRHRPACAQ from the coding sequence ATGACCATCCATCGCTCCACTGCCGGCGCCAGCGCGGGCGCCACCGCTGAAACCCTGTTGGCCATCTTCGCGGGTCTGTCCGCCAGTCTCGTCGGCATCGGCCTGGCGCGCTTCGCCTACACGCCGCTGCTGCCGCCGATGATCCAGCAGCACTGGTTCGCGGCCTCCAGCGTGGCGTCGCTGGGCGCGGCCAACCTCGCCGGTTATCTCATCGGCGCGCTCAGCGGACGCGGCCTGGCGCGCTACGGGTCGCCGGTGGCGGTGATGCGGCTGATGATGCTGCTGACCTCGGTGTCCTTCCTCGCCTGCGCGTTTCCGCTCTCGGAGGTCTGGTTCTTCTGCTGGCGCCTGCTCTCCGGCGTGTCCGGTGGCGCGGTCATGGTGCTGGTGTCCGGCGTGGTGCTGCATCAGGTGCCGGCCGAGAAGCGCGGCCTGGCCAGCGGCGCGATCTTTCTCGGCATCGGCCTGGGCGTGGCGCTCTCCGGCACGATGGTGCCGCTGATGCTGACCGTCAGCCTGCGCGCCGCCTGGCTCACCCTGGGCGTCGTCGCGCTGCTGCTGACCTTCGCGAGTTGGGGCGCCTGGCCGGCGCAGGACGGCGCGCACAAGGTGCCGACGCTGGCGTCGCCGCGGCGCAGCCGCATGTCGCGGCCGATGCGGCTGTTGATGGCGCAGTACGCGCTGATGGCGGTGGGCCTGGTGCCGGAGATGATGTTCCTGGTGGACTACATCAGCCGCGCGCGCGGCAAGGGAGGCGGCCTGGGGGCGGCGGCCTGGGTGGCCTACGGCGTCGGCGCGATGGCCGGCCCGGTGCTCTACGGCCTGGCTGCGGACCGCTGGGGCGCGCGCGCCGCGATCCGGCTGGCGCTGGCGGCCCAGGTGGTCGCGGTGCCTGGACTGATGGCCGCGACAAGCAATGCCGCGCTGATCGCGCTGGCGGCGGTGATCGGCTCCTTCCCCGCCGGCGCGGTGCCACTGGCGCTCGGCCGGGTGCATGAGCTGATGGAGGACCCTCACGCCCGCCAGGCGATGTGGAGCCGGGCGACCGTCTGCTTCGCGCTATCGCAGGCGCTCAGTGGCTATGCCTATTCGGCGGTCTACGGCCTGACCGGCGGCCATCACCTGGTGCTCTTCGGGCTGGGCGCCGGCGCGTTGCTGATCGCCTTCGCGCTCGATGCGCGCGGGCAGGACGTGCGCCATCGGCCGGCGTGTGCCCAATAA